The following proteins are co-located in the Panthera tigris isolate Pti1 chromosome F2, P.tigris_Pti1_mat1.1, whole genome shotgun sequence genome:
- the LOC102950319 gene encoding glyceraldehyde-3-phosphate dehydrogenase-like codes for MQCQPRPRDTMVKVGVNGFGRIGRLVTRAAFNSGKVDIVAMNDPFIDLNDVVYMSQSDSTHGKFHGTVKAENGKLVINGKPITIFQERDPANIEWGDAGAEYVVESTGVFTTMEKAGAHLKGG; via the coding sequence ATGCAGTGCCAGCCGCGTCCCCGAGACACGATGGTGAAGGTCGGAGTCAACGGATTTGGCCGTATTGGGCGCCTGGTCACCAGGGCTGCTTTCAACTCTGGCAAAGTGGACATTGTCGCCATGAACGACCCTTTCATCGACCTTAACGACGTGGTCTACATGTCCCAGTCTGATTCCACCCACGGCAAATTCCACGGCACAGTCAAGGCTGAGAACGGGAAACTTGTCATCAATGGAAAGCCCATCACCATCTTCCAGGAGCGAGATCCCGCCAACATCGAATGGGGTGATGCTGGTGCTGAGTATGTTGTGGAGTCAACTGGGGTCTTCACCACCATGGAGAAGGCTGGGGCTCACTTGAAgggtgggtaa